The DNA sequence TGATATGACCACTGCGAATGGAACTGACATCCTTGCGAATGGTCAGATTATGGCTGCTTGGAATGATCCATCGAGCGCATTATATCAGGCCTTCCAAGGTGCCTTTGGTATTCCCCTTACTCAACAAACCCAAACATTGATTGCAAGTGGTGGCGCTGGGCCACTCGCGCAAGCTGGCTACTTACAAGGGTTTTTCCCTCAAGTTCAGCAAGGGGTTATTGGCTCGCTTCAAGGACTGCAATTTGTACCGCCGATGATTGATATTCCAAATAGTGTGGAAAGCGGCAAATCTGATGATGACGATCTAACATGGAATATCCGTGGTACCTATGAAATCAATGATAACATGACTGTTTATGTCGGTGCATCAACTGGTTTCAAATCTTCCTCATGGAACCTTTCTCGTGCCAGTGCCCCCTTCTACGCCGATGGTGCGGCCATGCAGGCTGCGGGCCTATTGAACCCTGGTATCAATGTTCTGGGTAATTCAATTGCTACATCCAGAAATTTTGGGACACGGTTCGCTAGTCCAGAGAAAGCTAAAGTCTATGAAATAGGCTTTAAATCACGGTTCGAACGCGGTGCCTTTAATTTAGCTATATTTGATCAAACGATTGAAGGCTTCCAGTCTAACCTTTTCCAAGGCAATGGTTTTGTTCTGGCTAATGCTGGTGAACAATCGACCAAAGGCTTTGAAGTTGATGCCACATGGTTGCCTGTTGATGCACTAACATTAACATTCGCGGCGACTTATCTGGATGCAAAATACGATTCATTCGAAAATGCACCGGGCCCAGACAACAGTGTTGTTGACCTTTCAAATGAAAGACCAGCTGGCATTCCTAAATGGGCATTATCAACCTCTGCAACTTATAACTTTGAATTAGGAGAAGCGGCGGGATTTGTTCGTGCCGATTGGCAATATGAAAGTAATGTCCTAATGGTTGATAATATCCTGGCGACCACAGGCGCGGAGCAACCCTTCCGCGAAATCAGCACATTCAACGCCAGCGCAGGACTATCATGGGAAAATGGCCTTTCTGTTCAGATATGGGCTCGCAATCTGTTTAATGACAAATATCTCATGTCAGCATTCCCGGGCGTCTTACAACCTGGTGTTATCAATGGATATAGAAACCCAACGAGAACCTTTGGATTCAATGTTCGCAAAGAATTCTAAAGACACATCTCTCAGGAGCCTTTTATCAGATGTTCCCTTCTAATTGTTTCGAGTATATCTGATAAGCTTCCACTCCTGAATCATGCGGATCTTCGGATCCGCATTTTTTTCTTACCAAAAAAAGAGACCCTATAATTTAGTGTCCCTTTTCCATAACAATCAATCCTACCATGAAAAATAAAACCTAAACCTCTGGAGATATTATGACTTTAGAGGTGTCTTAATCCACTGCAGATGAATCTCACCCAAATGGCCAAGAATTGGTTATAAAGGTCTCGTCGACACACCAAGGGTTTTGGGGAAGATGTTCGCTGACTCTCTTGAGCCATGGCCCAACAGTCGGATGGGCAAGCACAGGTAGATCCTTTACTAAACCGACTTGATAAAAAAACATCATCTGAGCATAGATTGCAAAATCAGCGAGCGATGGTTTATCTAATTTTCCTAAATAAGGGCCTGTGTCCAAATACTGAGTCAATTCCATAAACAAGCGCATTTGCATCGCTTCCAAGGGTTCACTGAGATCAAGCTGATTAACAATATGATGGATAAAAGGCGCCTGCCGCAGCAAATCCGGCCAAGACTTTTGGACTGTTTCTGATAACTCAGCGCCACTCGATACAATACTTGCCAGACGCCACGCACGCTTCTTAAAGCCCTCGTTCATTTCCCCGTCCAATGCTGGGCGAAAGACAATTCCAGGAATAAACTGCTCACTGATCCACTGATCAATTGCAAGAGCAATTTCACGGTCTTCGGCGTTGTCACTGACCAGCCGTCTTTCAGGATAAACCTCATCAAGCCATAAACCAATAGAAGACGAATCTAGGCGCCACTCATCTCCTATTTTCAATACAGGAACTTGTGATCCCTTTGTAAAGCCAATGGTTTTCTCGGGCTCAACAGGACTAACACCGACAAATTCAAATGATAACTTTTTATAATGTAAATAACAGGCAACTTTTCTGACAAAAGGACTCGTCGCATACCCATATAAAGTAATCGTCATTGTACTTCCATTTCTGCAGTTTCAATCTGTTTCAGCACAGAGCGAAACCCTCGCGCCGCTTGAGTTTCAAACTTTCGGTCAAGAAATAAGCGCCCGAGTAAAGGAACGGATACTCGTCCGATGGACGTCCAAGTAACTTTAGTACCCTCTGCACATTCGCTTAGGCAAATAGACCCAAGATCATGCTCGAATGGCAAAGGGCTCGTTTTTTCAATGAGATAATCTATTCTAAAGGGTCTTTCAAACTTTACAATCCGCTCTTCAAAACGAACCATACCCAAATCAATATATCTTAAGGCGCCCTCCCCATTCTTCTCCGAAACGCCTTCTTCAAGTAACTGAGCATCCTTTACACCACGGAAATTGCCGTAATTTCCATGAGCAGCCAGCATATTAAATACTGCATCAATATCTTTTTTAAGAATTTCTTCAATTTTAATATGAAACATCAGGCTCTTTCTTTTAGGTGTCTATAAACGGGATCAAATACTCTAACAATTCTTCTGGGGCTTCTTCAGGTGAAAAATGACCTACGCCTTCTAAAATTGCATGATTTTGATTAGTACTGCCTGGAATCTGTCTCATCAATACTTTATGCCCTCCCCGGGTTATGGGGTCTTTATTTCCAAATACAGTCAGTAAAGGTTTATGATAGTTAGCTAGTTTCGCCCAAGCATCCCTATTGGCTGATACACCAGGGTTGTCAGGGAATATTGCGATGAGTTGTGGAAATTTTAAAATGCCAGCTTGGTATTTTTTCTCTGGAAATGGGGCTTTATATGCTGCCAGAACATCTGACGTGGGGAAATTTCTTCGAAATCCTTTTTCAAAAGCCATTTTCCATGGGAATACAAGAGAAAATTTCATAAGGCGCAACCACCAACGCATCCAACTATTGCCTCCGTTACCAATTGGCAAGCCAGTATTCGTCGCAAAAATACGATCGAACCTATCTGGATAATCTGCAACCAGTTTTAGCCCTAAGGTGCCTCCCCAGTCCTGACATACTAGCGTAATGTTATTTAGGTCATTCGCCTCTAACCATTTTGAATACCATTCATGATGACGGGCCAAGGTGTAATATTTTCTTTTTGCAGGCTTATCAGACCGACCACAGCCGACTAAATCCAATGCAATAATTCTCCGCCCTGTAGGGATTAATCCTTTGATGACATGGCGATAAAGAAACGACCATGTTGGATTACCATGCATTAGCAAAATAGGATCGGCATCCTTTGGGCCTATATCTATACTGTGAATTCGAATATCTGTGCCGTCTTCATCTTTAATTGTCGTGTAAGTCGGTTCAAAATCATAATCAGGTAAATTTTCAAAATATTGATCCGGCGTTCTTTCAATTTTCATCATGATGCCTTATCTCCCCGGGGGATCATCGCCAAAATGAACATCAAAACTGTGATAACCATGAGCGGAAGTAAACCTGCCGTGGCAGGTGCTGTACCTGCCGTAACGATTGTTTTCATACTGGCCACTAAAACGCGCCCTGCCTGCTCTAAAATTAAAATGAAACACATAAGAGGCACTAAGGCTTTATAGCGAATAACGACAAGGAGTTGCAGCAAAGCAAGTAAGAGCTGAGACAAGCCCCAGAAAGCGAATATTCCAATAACAGTTTGACTAGCTGGTTCAGACCACTGATCTAGTGGAATTGTCGCAATTGATTGTGCACCGCCATCATCAGCAAACATATGGTGCTGACTACGCCAAATTAGTATAAGAGTTAAAGGCCAATATAACCAAAGAGCTGCTTTATGCCCCCTATATGTATTATCGACGATTTCAGGTAAAAGATGATTTAATAATGCCATAGTTTCCCCCTAGAGCGACACAAGAATTCCGCGTTTTCCTGATATTTTATTATCGAGCATATCTAACCAGATTTGAGCACAAGCTTCAGCACCCTGATGTCGCTCAACACTTAACTGGCCCTTCAGGCATACTGCTAATCCTGCACTAGCGACAGTAGCTTTTTCCATTAGAACGCCAGGTCCCCATTCTTTATTGCGTTTATCAATTTGGCCGGGTGTAAAGAAAAAGGCAGGACGTACACCAGGAACCTCTTGCTTCATGGATGCATCCTCCCAGTGTGTTGCGCCAACAATTTGACTCGATTGCAGATCACTTTCTAAATGCGTATGTAAGGCTAATCGAGTAGCTGCATCCCCTGACATATCTATATAGACGGATGATGTTTGTGCTAGGGATTTAATAGCATCATAAGTCACGACTTGATCACAAATATCTAATCCTTTGACAAAGTCTTTATTACCAGCAGAAGTTAAGCCAATCAGTTGACCTTTATAGCCATTCTTTTTGATAAAAGAAGCCGTGCCGATGCCTGTTTTTGAAGAAACAGATCCCACAATGATTTGACCTGCGTTAAACCAATCATGATCTAGCATAAAATCAGCGATCACAAATCCTGTCATAAATAATGGAAATAAAATGCACCGTTCATTTTCTAATGCTCTCATGCCTTCTGGCTCTCCCTGAGTCCGAGAATATTGATTATAGAGCGCAGGCAAACTTGCGCGATGAGAAGACTCATCAAAAAAATACCCTTCTTTAATTCTTCCTGGTATCATATCAAGATAACGGCTCATCGGGAAAAAGCCGTACAGCCGCTCACCAACCGAAATTTCAGCACAGTTGCTTTCAATGACATCCGCCATGCCCCATACAGTCACTTTACCCCAATCGTCTTCACCCGTCGGAAAATAGTGCCAATAGCCTATCATCTCGCCACTCATGGCATAGCCAACATTGTTTGATGTAAGAGCAAATTTATCGACCGATACACGAATTCCACCCTCTTGAAGAGGCATCAGGTCAGACTCAACAGTTCTCGTTTTTCGTAAGTTACTCTTTTTGGTCCATAATTCAGTATTTTTCATGATTTGATCGCCTTACAAAAATGTATTGATCCCAAAGGACAGTACAAAGCAGATGAGTAATATTAAGCACGGAACCCAGTAAAAAGGATTCATGAAGCTCATAAACCTGAATTGTATTGGGAAAGAAATGGTACGCTCTATTGCCATAAGTTTAAATTTATGCACATCCGGTAATTTATCATCTGATAATATTTCAGCAAAGTCACGGCGACTTCGATAGCGCATCATGCTCATCACAGGATAGTCTAAATCCTCCCTGATATTCCATGTATCGATATTATTCCCTACTCGCTTAACCATATAAACAGGATGGCCTGCACGTCGGAGCAGAGCTTTTGCAAATGGCTTATAATATCTATGCAAATTTTCTTGAGCCTCTTTTGTACTCATATCTTCGCTACTTTTCTTAAGCTCAATATAATTGGCTATAAAAAATTCTTTGCCGTCATCTTCTTCAAGAAATTTTCTAAAATCTTCTGGCTTGGTGGTCTCACTCGCTTTAGACCGCGAGAAATCATCCATAGTTTTTTCTATTTCAGCGGGCTTCATCGGCCCTCGAAAATTCCGATACCAGAAGACAAAAGTCATATGAATAATGGTGCCTATAACAAAAACTTCAAAAATCATTTTGCCACCTTTAATAAGAGTTTACCGTGATTTTTCCCTGCGTAGACCATCTTCATGGCCTCTCCAAAGTTCTCAATACCTTCTAGCATATGTTCTCGAAAAACAATTTTCCCTTCTTGCTTGGCTGCAATGAGATACTTAAGGGCCTCAGGAATGAGATGAAAATAATCTTTCATAGTAAACCCCTGAATTTTTAAGCTGCTGGAGATGACTTTTAGGAAGTTCGCTGGACCTTGAATAGCACTAAAATCTCCATACTGAGAGATAGCCCCACATATAACAATTTGTGATTGATAATTTGCCAAAGAAATTGCTGCTTCTAGTGTTTGACCACCAACATTATCAAAGTAAACATCAATCCCTTTAGGGCACTCGCGTTTCAACGCTTCATAAATATCTTCATTTTTATAGTCGATCACCCCATCCAATTTTAGTGTGCCTTTCAAAAAGGCACATTTTTCAGGGCCGCCCGCGATCCCTACAACGTATGCGCCTGCCAGTTTAGCAATCTGCGAAGCAACACTACCGACTGCGCCGCTGGCTGCTGAGACAACGACAGTATCGCCTTTTTTAGGCTTACCGATATCTGTCATCCCGAAATAGGCGGTATATCCCGTCATACCGAGCCCACTTAAAAAGTCTTTTGGCTCGCCATATGTCAGATCAATTTTCCGTAATTCGCGCTGATTTAAGATACCGTGCGTCTGTACACCTAAAAACCCAGTCACCCAGTCGCCAGCTTGAAAATACTTAGAATTACTCTCGAGAACTTCTGCGACACCAAAACAACGCATGATGTCCCCAGGTTGAACGGGGGGCATATAACTTTTTACATTCGTCGTCCAACCCCGCATAGCAGGGTCAAGAGAGATGGTATCCATGCGAATCCTAACATCACCCTCCTGCATGTCAGGTAATGGATCATGAGTAAGAGCAAAAATATCATCTGTTGATCCATCATGAAACTGAGTCGTTCTGACCTGTGTAATATCCAAAGTTCTCTCCTACTAAAATTACCACACTTCCTAAGCGTTGAAGATAAGCATTTAAGGTCGAGATCTAATGACCTCTACTAAAATGATCTGAGTAAGAAACGCTTACTTTTTAGCCACCCCTAAAGTAGCGCATTATATACATACAGGCCCTTGAAAACTGCGGACCTCTTGTCCCTTATGAAACCAGAAATATGTTGTGGCAACAGGCGCGGGCAATGCAATTATCAAGGGTTCATAAAGGGTGACTTTTCTTAGCACTGCTCCTTCTGGCAAAACAAGAGCACCATCATCTTTGGCTATTTCTTGTATTATTTCTGCTGCAGAGTTCAACACAATAAGCCTCTCTTATTTCCAAACTTCCAGACACTCTTTACGAATTATGCGACGCTGTGTTTTAAGTGTTAAAATCGATGTCAAATTTGATTTACTGAAAATATCACATACAGGCCTTTGACCTTCTGCACTCAAATCACCAAAATAATCTGTTAAGCGCTGTAAAAGGTAGAAACGATAAAGCATGACAGCACTGCTGTTTGTCTTACCGCGCCAATCAAAGGACGCATATCCAATACTTCGTTTAGATGGATTATCTAATCCGCTCGTTCCTGATTCAATGTGAGTATTTTTTTCAAGCCAGTCATTTGCAAATCCAACATGTGAAGTTATTTCAGGTAAATATTCTTCCGCCACATAAGCCATAAGTTTGATCAAGGTATCTGGAATTGCATCATCAGAAAATAAGTCACCCTTTGATGAGATATACAGATGGTTCTCATTACCAGCTGGCGCATTCATTCTTTCAACCCACTGGAATAAATGCGGTGCTTTTTTTTGCATAATCGACAATGGCTTTGGATCACGGCCTAAATGTGCAAAAAGAGGTCCAAAAAGACCGTAATCAGCGATCGTCGGCCGCCCGCCTAATAAGAAAGGATGATTAGTAAGATGGGCTTCAATATAAGTTAAAAACTCATCATACGAGTCTTCTACATCTTTTTGGTTCTCATCTTTAACACCAAATTGAATGGTTGCCTTTCTCATACGTCCACTGGCATGTAGAAAAAAGCCTTCTTGCTCTTCTGTCGAGAGATTTGGGGGTAAAACATCTCGGAACGCTAACTTAAGAAAGTCTAAATTAGCCTCATCAAAATTCCATCTGTAATGCATCGCTGGACGCAGCAGTCCCTCCCCTCCAAACAGTTCAAAGAGGTGAGCAATAGACTGCAAAACGGGCGTATCTGGATGAATAGACCCTTTATTGGGTTCCTCTTGATTCAGATAATCAAGAATCACTGTACCATCTTGAATAATATGATCTTCAGGGGTGACAACAGTTGGGATAATCCATCGCTGAACCTTTGGAACAATATTCTGAGTAAACTCTGGTAACCCTGCAGCCCGTTCAACAAAATTAACCCCATGAAAGCGCATATAGGCTCTGACTTTTGCCGTATAGAGCGAAGCCATCATGCCATATAAAATGTATGGTTTGTCCGTCATCTCACCCTGCCATTTGAATATTGATCCACATCTTCTAAATATATTGACATATTTTGTGTCATAATATTTAATGTTTGGCAAGAGGGGATTGAAAATAATCAAAACTCCACAACAAAATTTAGCCTATTTTTAATAGGAAAAATGAATAAGGAGGATATGAATGAAGAAAGTAAGCACCTTAGTTTTTCTATTAGTTACCATGATACTATACGCTAATCGTGATACCATAAGCATGAGAGTATTCGGAAAGATTATGGAATCTCGGCTTACAGTTTCATTATCCATAGACCTTGTTGACGGTTTACATGTTGGACTTTGTGGCGCGGGTTCTCCCTTACCTGATCCTGCAAGAAGCGCCCCGTGCACACTTGTCATTGCGGGCTCTCATCATTTTCTATTTGATGCTGGCCATACTGGCAACATTGGCTTAATGGGGTTTACCCCAGGAAAACTTGATGCTGTCTTTTTGACCCACTTTCATTCAGATCATATTGGAGATCTCGGTGAAATTGCCATGCAACGCTGGGTTTCTGCCAATCATACAAGTCCACTGCCTGTCTACGGGCCAGTTGGTGTGCAGACGATCGTCAACGGATTTAACCAAGCCTATTCATCTGATAGCTTTTATCGTACAGCACATCACGGGGAAGCAATAGCCCCCACGGCAGGCAAAGGATTGATTGCAAAGCCTTTTTTAGCAAGAGGCGAAGAAAAATTCATCATTTACCAAGATGGAGACACTACTATTTCTGCTTTTAAAGTTGGTCATGCACCGGTAGAGCCATCTGTAGGCTATCGCATTGACTATAAAGGACGTTCTGTTCTTATAAGCGGCGATACAGTCAAAACAAATTCAGTGATGACCTCCGCCAAAAATGTGGACCTTTTAATTCACGAAGGATTATCTAAAAGGTTAGTTAAAATCGCAGAAAACAGTGCCAAGGCCGTTGGTCAGAAGACAATGGCTAAGATATTCTATGATATTCAAGACTACCATACTGACCCTGAAGAAGCGGCAGAACTAGCCCAAAAGGCAGGTGTCAGGCATCTTGTATTTACTCATATTGTTCCAATGCTCCCTTTACCGGGGATGAAAAAGGCCTTCCTTGGCAAGTCAGATGAAATCTTTGATGGACCAATCACCATTGGGCAAGACGGTGATTTCTTTAGCCTTCCTGCCGGATCTGACCAAATAGTTAT is a window from the Temperatibacter marinus genome containing:
- a CDS encoding glutathione S-transferase family protein; the encoded protein is MTITLYGYATSPFVRKVACYLHYKKLSFEFVGVSPVEPEKTIGFTKGSQVPVLKIGDEWRLDSSSIGLWLDEVYPERRLVSDNAEDREIALAIDQWISEQFIPGIVFRPALDGEMNEGFKKRAWRLASIVSSGAELSETVQKSWPDLLRQAPFIHHIVNQLDLSEPLEAMQMRLFMELTQYLDTGPYLGKLDKPSLADFAIYAQMMFFYQVGLVKDLPVLAHPTVGPWLKRVSEHLPQNPWCVDETFITNSWPFG
- a CDS encoding SRPBCC family protein gives rise to the protein MFHIKIEEILKKDIDAVFNMLAAHGNYGNFRGVKDAQLLEEGVSEKNGEGALRYIDLGMVRFEERIVKFERPFRIDYLIEKTSPLPFEHDLGSICLSECAEGTKVTWTSIGRVSVPLLGRLFLDRKFETQAARGFRSVLKQIETAEMEVQ
- a CDS encoding haloalkane dehalogenase, coding for MMKIERTPDQYFENLPDYDFEPTYTTIKDEDGTDIRIHSIDIGPKDADPILLMHGNPTWSFLYRHVIKGLIPTGRRIIALDLVGCGRSDKPAKRKYYTLARHHEWYSKWLEANDLNNITLVCQDWGGTLGLKLVADYPDRFDRIFATNTGLPIGNGGNSWMRWWLRLMKFSLVFPWKMAFEKGFRRNFPTSDVLAAYKAPFPEKKYQAGILKFPQLIAIFPDNPGVSANRDAWAKLANYHKPLLTVFGNKDPITRGGHKVLMRQIPGSTNQNHAILEGVGHFSPEEAPEELLEYLIPFIDT
- a CDS encoding DUF2855 family protein; this encodes MKNTELWTKKSNLRKTRTVESDLMPLQEGGIRVSVDKFALTSNNVGYAMSGEMIGYWHYFPTGEDDWGKVTVWGMADVIESNCAEISVGERLYGFFPMSRYLDMIPGRIKEGYFFDESSHRASLPALYNQYSRTQGEPEGMRALENERCILFPLFMTGFVIADFMLDHDWFNAGQIIVGSVSSKTGIGTASFIKKNGYKGQLIGLTSAGNKDFVKGLDICDQVVTYDAIKSLAQTSSVYIDMSGDAATRLALHTHLESDLQSSQIVGATHWEDASMKQEVPGVRPAFFFTPGQIDKRNKEWGPGVLMEKATVASAGLAVCLKGQLSVERHQGAEACAQIWLDMLDNKISGKRGILVSL
- a CDS encoding NADP-dependent oxidoreductase gives rise to the protein MDITQVRTTQFHDGSTDDIFALTHDPLPDMQEGDVRIRMDTISLDPAMRGWTTNVKSYMPPVQPGDIMRCFGVAEVLESNSKYFQAGDWVTGFLGVQTHGILNQRELRKIDLTYGEPKDFLSGLGMTGYTAYFGMTDIGKPKKGDTVVVSAASGAVGSVASQIAKLAGAYVVGIAGGPEKCAFLKGTLKLDGVIDYKNEDIYEALKRECPKGIDVYFDNVGGQTLEAAISLANYQSQIVICGAISQYGDFSAIQGPANFLKVISSSLKIQGFTMKDYFHLIPEALKYLIAAKQEGKIVFREHMLEGIENFGEAMKMVYAGKNHGKLLLKVAK
- a CDS encoding glutathione S-transferase family protein, which produces MTDKPYILYGMMASLYTAKVRAYMRFHGVNFVERAAGLPEFTQNIVPKVQRWIIPTVVTPEDHIIQDGTVILDYLNQEEPNKGSIHPDTPVLQSIAHLFELFGGEGLLRPAMHYRWNFDEANLDFLKLAFRDVLPPNLSTEEQEGFFLHASGRMRKATIQFGVKDENQKDVEDSYDEFLTYIEAHLTNHPFLLGGRPTIADYGLFGPLFAHLGRDPKPLSIMQKKAPHLFQWVERMNAPAGNENHLYISSKGDLFSDDAIPDTLIKLMAYVAEEYLPEITSHVGFANDWLEKNTHIESGTSGLDNPSKRSIGYASFDWRGKTNSSAVMLYRFYLLQRLTDYFGDLSAEGQRPVCDIFSKSNLTSILTLKTQRRIIRKECLEVWK
- a CDS encoding MBL fold metallo-hydrolase is translated as MKKVSTLVFLLVTMILYANRDTISMRVFGKIMESRLTVSLSIDLVDGLHVGLCGAGSPLPDPARSAPCTLVIAGSHHFLFDAGHTGNIGLMGFTPGKLDAVFLTHFHSDHIGDLGEIAMQRWVSANHTSPLPVYGPVGVQTIVNGFNQAYSSDSFYRTAHHGEAIAPTAGKGLIAKPFLARGEEKFIIYQDGDTTISAFKVGHAPVEPSVGYRIDYKGRSVLISGDTVKTNSVMTSAKNVDLLIHEGLSKRLVKIAENSAKAVGQKTMAKIFYDIQDYHTDPEEAAELAQKAGVRHLVFTHIVPMLPLPGMKKAFLGKSDEIFDGPITIGQDGDFFSLPAGSDQIVIDNRL